Genomic DNA from uncultured Methanospirillum sp.:
GATAGGAATTTTTTTCCAGACGAAAAAACCGGTGCTTCCCGATATAAAGCTTAAAAAAGAGGTTGATCGCAGTCTTCTTATCAGAACAATTCTGGATCGGGCTACCTGATCTCCTGTTTCTTTCTTTTGCCCTTGATCACTCTCGCAGCACCGAGAGTGAGAATTGCCAGGATGCCCACCCCGATCATCAGGTAATTTATCAGAAATATCGGGGGAGGCAGTTTCATTTCCGACGGCACCAGGATGGCAGGCTGTCCAGAACTGTTCTCCTGAGCCTCCTGGGCAGCAGCCTGCTTGTCCTGCTGGAGCCGGGTTAGCGTATCACCATATTTCTGGGGGATATAACTCTCATCAAGGGATATCGCCTGCTCAAATGCCTTAAGCGCCTCTTTCATCATTCCCTGGTTGAAGTAGGCGCTTCCCATGTTGTTCCAGACCTCTGCAGATCCCGGAAATATCGTCAGAGACTGGTTGAATGCTTCTGCTGCCTCTTCGTTCTTGAACATCTTGGCAAGGGTGAGGCCCTTTTTATTCCAGGTGGCGTTGCTTCGCGGATCTATCTTCAGGGCCGCATCGTACATCGAGTCAGCCTCTGAGTACCGGTTCAGGGCAGCCAGAACATCTGCTTTCCCATCAAGACTCAGAAAAACATTCGGGTTGAGCGAAACTGCACGATCATACGTATCGAGGGCATCACGATATTTTCCAAGCATGAATAGTGCGCGTCCCTTTTTCCCGACAATTTCTGCATTGGTTTTGTCGATGCTGAGCGCACGATCGTATGAATCTGCTGCCTCCGCATACCGATCCAGTGCCATAAGGGCGTCACCCCTGAGTTTCCACCCTTCGGCATAATAGGCATCGAGTTGGAGTGCCTGATCATAAGCCGCCATTGCGCCCAGATAATCTTTGGTTTCTGCAAGTGCCTTCCCTTTGTTTGCCCAGATGGTTGCATCCTGTATGCTCTCTGCAGTTGCGGGTACAAGTACAAGAGTGATGATAATCTGCAGAAGAATGAGCAGTATGATCTGTGTTATGCGCCGGTTCATGGAGATTACCGTTATTCTGGCGGGTTATGGGGATCAGACGTGTAAAACTAGTACGACTCCAGCACTGAAGTACTTTACGTCGGTAAAGGATTTCAGATATTAAGTATTTTTCAGATTACGGCGAAAAAATCGAGATATATTGCCGTAGATACAGTTGGGATGGTTTATATTCCTCAGGGTGTATCATTGTTCTATACCATGGAGATCGTGA
This window encodes:
- a CDS encoding tetratricopeptide repeat protein, producing the protein MNRRITQIILLILLQIIITLVLVPATAESIQDATIWANKGKALAETKDYLGAMAAYDQALQLDAYYAEGWKLRGDALMALDRYAEAADSYDRALSIDKTNAEIVGKKGRALFMLGKYRDALDTYDRAVSLNPNVFLSLDGKADVLAALNRYSEADSMYDAALKIDPRSNATWNKKGLTLAKMFKNEEAAEAFNQSLTIFPGSAEVWNNMGSAYFNQGMMKEALKAFEQAISLDESYIPQKYGDTLTRLQQDKQAAAQEAQENSSGQPAILVPSEMKLPPPIFLINYLMIGVGILAILTLGAARVIKGKRKKQEIR